GCGCATGCACCGTGACACGGCCGCCCTCGGAGGAGTCCCGCCATGGGAACACGCTCAACGGCTCGACGACGACGGTGGCGCCCGCCATCCGGCGCGCGTCGCGCCCCGGCATCCGGCGTTCCCGGCGACCCGCTTTCAGGTGCAGCCGGATCCTGTCGCCGCGGAGATCGCGCGTCGCATCCAGCGTGCTCTCGTCGAGGTCGCCGATGCCGATCGCCGCGGGAGGTCGCCAGACCGCCGATGAGCCGTCGATCCCGGGCAGAGCGGCGGCGCTCTCCGTGCGGTGCCCGATCGTGGCGTCGAGCGTCACCACGAGCGCTCCATCCCGGCGCCATCGGGCCGACCGCAGCTCGGCCCGGCACTCCAGGCCGCTCTCGAACTCCGCCAGCCGGAGCAGATCGTCCCGCCGACCCGCGCGCAGCAGCGCCGAGCGCACGCGCATGGGCATCGGCAGTCCGGCGTCCACGGCTTCGCCGAACCAGCGTCGCGCCAGCGGCTCGACAGCGTCGAGGAAGCGCGCGCGGTAGTCCTCGGGATAGCGCAGCAGTCTGCGGGTGTCGAGCCGCTTCAGGATCTTCCCGCGGTACCAGTGGCGCAGCAGCGTGTCGCGCAGCGGACCGGGATCGGTGTTGCGCTCGACGATCTCGAGCACCCGCTCGAGATGCGGGAAGTAGGTGCCGGGGTCGATGCGCGATGAGCTCGCGCTGCCCTCGTTCTTGAGCCAGGCATAGCACGGACGGCTCGCGAGGATCGAGATCGTCCTGGCGGCGAAGTACGCCTGCATGACGAACTGGTGATCCTCCAGCCGCACGCGGCCGTCCGGGAAGCGGATGCCGTTGTCCCGGACGAACGACGTCCGGAAGAGCTTGTGCGGAGTCAGCAGCTCCAGCAGCGGGTCGCGCCCCAGCACCGCGGAGGGGACGTCGCGGCGGAAGATCGCCCCGGGGATGGCGCGGCCGACGCCCACCACCTTCCCGACGACGACGTCCGAGCCGTGCGCGTCGGCGAACGCCGCCATGTCGCGCAGACCGTTCGTGAACACGCGGTCGTCCTGATCCGCGAAGAACAGGTACGCGCCTCTCGCGGCGTCGATCCCGTGGTTCCGGGGCGTCCCCGGCCAGCCGGTGCGCTCGAGCTCCAGCACGCGCACGTGCGGACGGGAGGAGGCGATCCGGCGCAGGCGCTCGCGCGTGGCCTCATCCGAGCCGTCGTCACAGAGCAGC
The Microbacterium sp. JZ31 genome window above contains:
- a CDS encoding glycosyltransferase family 2 protein, with protein sequence MSVIVPVYNPGPGLDDLIASLDKQTLGRHRLEVLLCDDGSDEATRERLRRIASSRPHVRVLELERTGWPGTPRNHGIDAARGAYLFFADQDDRVFTNGLRDMAAFADAHGSDVVVGKVVGVGRAIPGAIFRRDVPSAVLGRDPLLELLTPHKLFRTSFVRDNGIRFPDGRVRLEDHQFVMQAYFAARTISILASRPCYAWLKNEGSASSSRIDPGTYFPHLERVLEIVERNTDPGPLRDTLLRHWYRGKILKRLDTRRLLRYPEDYRARFLDAVEPLARRWFGEAVDAGLPMPMRVRSALLRAGRRDDLLRLAEFESGLECRAELRSARWRRDGALVVTLDATIGHRTESAAALPGIDGSSAVWRPPAAIGIGDLDESTLDATRDLRGDRIRLHLKAGRRERRMPGRDARRMAGATVVVEPLSVFPWRDSSEGGRVTVHALHAGWDISAPLRADPSVLEGIGRAPWLAGRRCRLIVLDDGTVALQRSYPAGRARDVTARVARRLRARLRDARRGLRRAGARPL